In Cellvibrio polysaccharolyticus, a genomic segment contains:
- the folK gene encoding 2-amino-4-hydroxy-6-hydroxymethyldihydropteridine diphosphokinase yields the protein MTRVYLSLGSNIHRHQHIHAALDALADAFGELMISPVYESKSVGFDGSNFFNLVVGVDTDLPIAALSDQLKQIENDNGRVRSGPKFSPRTLDIDILTYGDFVGVEHGVELPRTEITKNAFVLLPLAEIAGSEKHPALLGTYDALWGSYDKASQSLWRVDFTWRERQVSKAGN from the coding sequence ATGACACGAGTCTACCTGAGCCTGGGCAGCAATATTCATCGCCACCAGCATATTCACGCGGCGCTGGATGCCCTGGCAGATGCCTTTGGTGAACTGATGATTTCACCGGTTTACGAAAGTAAATCGGTCGGTTTTGATGGCAGTAATTTTTTCAATCTGGTGGTGGGTGTAGATACCGATTTGCCCATTGCCGCGCTATCAGACCAACTGAAACAAATTGAAAATGATAACGGCCGGGTGCGCAGCGGCCCGAAGTTCAGCCCGCGGACTCTGGATATCGATATTCTCACCTACGGTGATTTTGTTGGCGTGGAGCACGGTGTTGAATTGCCGCGCACGGAAATTACCAAAAATGCGTTTGTGCTATTGCCGCTGGCAGAAATCGCGGGCAGCGAAAAGCATCCTGCGTTGTTGGGCACTTATGATGCGCTGTGGGGAAGCTACGACAAAGCGTCGCAGTCACTGTGGCGGGTTGATTTTACCTGGCGTGAACGGCAGGTATCGAAAGCCGGGAATTAA
- the folB gene encoding dihydroneopterin aldolase, whose product MDIVYIRDLRIETIIGIYDWERQVKQTVSIDLEMASDIRQAAATDDIQYALNYKAVSKRVIAYVENRNALLVESLAEELAAIVLQEFDVPWLRLRLSKPGAVRGAQDVGLIIERGVKPE is encoded by the coding sequence ATGGATATTGTTTATATTCGCGATCTGCGCATTGAAACCATCATTGGTATTTACGACTGGGAGCGTCAGGTCAAACAAACGGTCAGCATTGACCTGGAAATGGCCTCTGACATTCGCCAGGCGGCGGCCACCGACGATATTCAATACGCGCTGAATTACAAAGCCGTTTCCAAGCGGGTGATTGCCTACGTTGAAAATCGCAATGCGTTGCTGGTTGAGTCGCTGGCCGAAGAATTGGCGGCGATTGTATTGCAAGAGTTTGATGTGCCCTGGCTGCGTTTGCGTTTGAGCAAGCCCGGTGCGGTGCGCGGTGCTCAGGATGTCGGTTTGATTATCGAGCGTGGAGTCAAACCCGAATGA
- the tsaD gene encoding tRNA (adenosine(37)-N6)-threonylcarbamoyltransferase complex transferase subunit TsaD, protein MRVLGIETSCDETGVAVYDSERGLLAHALYSQIDIHAEYGGVVPELASRDHVRKLLPLIQQVMAESGSTPAGIDGVAYTAGPGLIGALMVGATLSRSLAYAWKVPAVGVHHMEGHLLAPMLEAQPPAFPFVALLVSGGHTQLVRVDAIGRYELLGESLDDAAGEAFDKAARMLDLDYPGGPQVAKLAEQGEDGRFVFPRPMVDRPGLDFSFSGLKTYTLNTVAAHALADGLPDQQTCADIANAFQTAVVSTLVVKCRRALEHTGMKTLVIAGGVSANKKLRADLEQALAKIGAKVFYARHEFCTDNGAMIAYAGCQRLLAGQQEPLAVNVRARWPLDSLSPLDGVSSSL, encoded by the coding sequence ATGCGTGTTTTAGGTATTGAAACCTCCTGTGACGAAACCGGTGTGGCGGTTTATGACAGTGAGCGCGGGCTGCTGGCCCATGCGCTTTACAGTCAGATTGACATCCACGCCGAATACGGTGGTGTGGTGCCCGAGCTGGCCTCGCGGGATCACGTACGCAAGTTATTGCCGCTAATTCAGCAGGTGATGGCCGAGAGTGGCTCTACCCCCGCCGGGATCGACGGGGTGGCCTATACCGCAGGGCCGGGCCTGATCGGCGCGCTGATGGTAGGGGCAACCCTGTCGCGCTCGCTGGCGTACGCCTGGAAGGTGCCTGCGGTGGGTGTACACCACATGGAGGGGCATTTGCTAGCCCCCATGCTGGAAGCGCAGCCACCGGCCTTTCCGTTCGTTGCGCTGCTGGTTTCCGGCGGGCACACCCAATTGGTGCGGGTTGATGCGATTGGCCGTTACGAGCTGCTGGGCGAGTCGCTGGACGATGCTGCCGGTGAAGCTTTTGACAAAGCGGCGCGAATGCTGGATCTCGATTACCCGGGCGGTCCGCAAGTCGCCAAATTGGCGGAGCAGGGCGAAGATGGGCGTTTTGTCTTCCCGCGTCCGATGGTTGATCGCCCGGGGCTGGATTTCAGTTTCAGCGGTTTGAAAACCTACACCCTGAATACCGTGGCGGCACACGCACTGGCAGACGGTTTGCCCGACCAACAAACCTGCGCCGATATCGCCAATGCCTTTCAAACGGCGGTAGTCAGTACGCTGGTGGTGAAATGCCGCCGCGCGCTGGAGCACACCGGCATGAAAACCCTGGTGATTGCCGGTGGCGTTTCCGCTAACAAAAAATTGCGCGCTGACCTGGAACAGGCGCTGGCGAAAATCGGCGCCAAAGTATTCTACGCCCGCCATGAATTCTGTACCGACAACGGGGCGATGATCGCCTATGCCGGCTGCCAGCGTTTACTGGCTGGTCAGCAGGAGCCGCTGGCGGTTAATGTGCGCGCCCGCTGGCCGCTCGATTCTCTCTCGCCGCTGGACGGTGTTTCCTCTTCCCTGTAA
- the rpsU gene encoding 30S ribosomal protein S21: MPSVKLKENEPFDVALRRFKRACEKAGILADVRAREAYEKPTTVRKRNAAAAVKRHAKKVQRESKKFTRLY; this comes from the coding sequence ATGCCATCAGTAAAACTCAAAGAAAACGAACCATTTGACGTAGCTTTGCGCCGTTTCAAGCGCGCCTGTGAAAAAGCCGGCATCCTGGCCGACGTTCGCGCTCGCGAAGCTTATGAAAAACCCACCACTGTACGTAAGCGTAATGCTGCTGCTGCAGTAAAGCGTCACGCCAAGAAAGTTCAGCGCGAATCCAAGAAGTTTACTCGCCTGTATTGA
- the dnaG gene encoding DNA primase: MAGLIPQQFIDTLLDRVDIVEVVDHRVKLKKSGKNYSACCPFHEERTPSFTVSPDKQFYYCFGCGASGNALGFIIDYERLAFPDAVEQLARLAGLEVPREARTEAQTRKEEEKRSIYTLLEKADQFYQSQLRQHPSKHVAVNYLKGRGLDGKIAREYGVGFAPPGWDNLLKALATNDEDKHLLIEGGMLIHQPDEKKIYDRFRHRIMFPIRDTRGRVIGFGGRVLGDDKPKYLNSPETPVFHKGQELYGLFEARKAHRDLPRLLVVEGYMDVVSLAQFGIHYAVATLGTACGEEHLNRAFRYTSEVVFCFDGDKAGRTAAQRALESTLGSMTDGRQVKFLFLPDGEDPDTLVRQVGPEKFTRMIEMAVPLEDYLFDAIAEGLNIRSMEGRATFSKRAAPLLDKLPKGVFRELMFESLATRTGLSRSVLQELVSTQEKPLAQIETSELTSKNPIASTHKPKQQPPTFAPPQMPDYTPAYYGDYDDPGYPSPPADYQGYYESAPAPGQRQKQLTLAAHPEKRYRMPPVRKAIALLLMHTGLAAHEPEHDRWLQNDDEDLVMLGQLLKLLHERPHYQLSHIIGYWRAMYGAESTEQLAAIAGHDLLQATRAMAQQREDKAIKADYDAQAAFCDCIGNLYRQEDTKRSNLMLEKLRNANTAQMTKEEREQLVRELLATKTKLPS; this comes from the coding sequence ATGGCTGGCCTGATTCCACAGCAATTTATCGACACCCTGCTCGACCGCGTCGACATCGTCGAAGTGGTGGATCATCGCGTCAAGCTGAAAAAATCCGGCAAAAATTACAGCGCCTGCTGCCCGTTTCACGAAGAACGCACCCCCTCATTTACCGTCAGCCCCGACAAACAGTTTTATTACTGCTTTGGCTGTGGTGCCAGCGGCAATGCGCTCGGCTTTATCATCGACTACGAGCGGCTCGCGTTTCCCGATGCGGTAGAACAACTGGCGCGCCTCGCCGGCCTTGAAGTGCCCCGCGAAGCGCGGACCGAAGCGCAAACCCGCAAGGAAGAAGAAAAGCGCAGCATTTACACCCTGCTGGAAAAAGCCGATCAGTTTTATCAATCGCAACTGCGCCAGCACCCCAGCAAACATGTCGCCGTTAACTACCTGAAAGGTCGCGGCCTGGATGGCAAAATTGCCCGTGAATACGGCGTAGGCTTTGCGCCACCCGGCTGGGACAACCTGCTCAAAGCGCTGGCAACCAACGATGAAGACAAGCATCTGCTGATTGAAGGCGGCATGCTGATTCATCAGCCCGACGAAAAGAAAATTTACGACCGCTTTCGCCACCGCATCATGTTCCCGATCCGCGACACCCGCGGGCGGGTTATCGGCTTTGGCGGGCGCGTACTGGGCGACGACAAACCCAAGTACCTGAACTCCCCGGAAACCCCGGTATTCCACAAAGGCCAGGAACTCTACGGGCTGTTTGAAGCGCGCAAAGCCCACCGCGACCTGCCCCGCCTGCTGGTGGTAGAAGGCTATATGGACGTGGTGAGCCTGGCGCAATTCGGCATTCATTATGCCGTGGCCACACTCGGCACCGCCTGCGGCGAAGAGCACCTCAACCGCGCGTTTCGCTACACCAGCGAAGTGGTTTTTTGTTTCGACGGCGACAAAGCCGGCCGCACCGCCGCCCAGCGCGCCCTGGAAAGCACCCTCGGCAGCATGACCGACGGCCGCCAGGTAAAGTTTCTGTTTTTACCTGACGGCGAAGACCCGGACACCCTGGTGCGTCAGGTCGGCCCGGAAAAGTTTACCCGCATGATCGAGATGGCCGTGCCGCTCGAAGATTACCTTTTCGACGCCATCGCCGAAGGGCTGAACATTCGCAGCATGGAAGGTCGCGCCACCTTCAGCAAACGCGCCGCGCCGCTGCTCGACAAGCTCCCCAAAGGGGTTTTTCGCGAGCTGATGTTTGAAAGCCTGGCAACCCGCACCGGCCTCAGCCGCAGCGTGCTCCAGGAGCTGGTCAGCACCCAGGAAAAGCCACTCGCTCAAATTGAAACATCTGAATTAACAAGCAAAAACCCGATAGCGAGCACTCACAAACCGAAACAACAGCCACCGACATTCGCCCCACCGCAAATGCCGGATTACACGCCCGCGTACTACGGCGATTACGACGATCCCGGCTACCCATCGCCACCGGCCGATTACCAGGGATACTACGAATCCGCACCCGCGCCAGGGCAGCGACAAAAGCAACTCACGCTGGCCGCCCATCCGGAAAAGCGCTATCGCATGCCGCCGGTTCGCAAAGCCATTGCCCTGTTGCTGATGCACACCGGGCTGGCAGCTCACGAACCGGAGCATGATCGCTGGCTGCAAAACGACGATGAAGACCTGGTGATGCTGGGGCAACTGCTCAAACTTCTGCACGAGCGCCCGCACTACCAGCTATCCCATATCATCGGCTACTGGCGCGCCATGTACGGCGCCGAAAGCACCGAACAACTGGCCGCTATTGCCGGGCACGACCTGCTACAAGCCACCCGCGCCATGGCACAGCAACGGGAAGACAAAGCCATTAAAGCCGACTACGACGCCCAGGCCGCCTTTTGTGATTGCATAGGGAACCTTTATCGCCAGGAAGACACCAAACGAAGCAATCTAATGTTGGAAAAGCTGCGCAACGCCAACACAGCGCAAATGACAAAGGAAGAGCGGGAACAGCTGGTCAGGGAGCTTTTGGCCACAAAAACCAAACTGCCCTCCTGA
- the rpoD gene encoding RNA polymerase sigma factor RpoD, with protein MSDDAQQQQSRIKELIARGKEQGYLTYAEVNDHLPEDISDPDQVEDIIQMINDMGIRVYETAPDADTLLMTDGDSAADEIAAAEAAAALAAVETEAGRTTDPVRMYMREMGTVELLTREGEIVIAKRIEEGVRELMHALAYWPGAVRQILDEYALVEKEERRLADVIIGWLDPTEDVPPPTADVEEVPAVASNAKKAADDDEDEESEASDEEEEAVSGVDPEEARARFGALRDQLDKAEKAIAKHGRDAKQVEKELSALGDLFKFFKLPPRQFDPIYTGVRDVLESVRKQERVIMDLCIRRAHMPRKTFIKEFPGNETDVTWIPEIIRKKRDYSEGMKAFEEKIVDAQRSLIQIETDSSVSLAHIKDINRRMSIGEARARRAKKEMVEANLRLVISIAKKYTNRGLQFLDLIQEGNIGLMKAVDKFEYRRGYKFSTYATWWIRQAITRSIADQARTIRIPVHMIETINKLNRVSRQMLQEMGREPTPEELGIRMDMPEDKVRKVLKIAKEPISMETPIGDDEDSHLGDFIEDTTIISPVESATIEGLTEATREVLAGLTAREAKVLRMRFGIDMNTDHTLEEVGKQFDVTRERIRQIEAKALRKLRHPSRSDHLRSFLDE; from the coding sequence ATGTCAGACGACGCTCAACAGCAACAATCTCGTATTAAAGAACTGATCGCCCGCGGTAAAGAGCAGGGCTACCTGACTTATGCCGAGGTTAACGATCACCTTCCGGAAGATATTTCCGATCCCGATCAGGTCGAAGACATCATCCAGATGATCAACGACATGGGCATCCGCGTTTACGAAACCGCGCCGGACGCCGACACCCTGTTAATGACCGACGGCGATTCTGCTGCTGACGAGATTGCCGCCGCAGAAGCTGCTGCCGCTCTCGCCGCCGTAGAAACCGAAGCCGGCCGCACAACAGACCCGGTGCGCATGTACATGCGCGAAATGGGTACCGTTGAACTGCTTACCCGCGAAGGCGAAATCGTCATTGCCAAGCGCATCGAAGAAGGTGTGCGCGAGCTGATGCACGCCCTCGCCTACTGGCCAGGTGCCGTTCGTCAAATCCTCGACGAATACGCCCTGGTTGAAAAAGAAGAGCGCCGCCTGGCCGATGTTATTATCGGCTGGCTCGACCCCACCGAAGACGTTCCTCCGCCCACCGCCGACGTAGAAGAAGTCCCGGCCGTCGCCAGCAATGCTAAAAAAGCAGCTGACGATGACGAAGACGAAGAAAGCGAAGCGAGCGACGAGGAAGAAGAAGCGGTATCCGGTGTAGACCCGGAAGAAGCCCGCGCCCGCTTCGGAGCCCTGAGAGATCAGCTGGACAAGGCCGAAAAAGCCATTGCCAAACATGGCCGCGATGCCAAGCAGGTAGAAAAAGAACTGAGCGCCCTCGGCGACCTGTTCAAATTCTTCAAACTGCCACCGCGTCAGTTTGACCCCATCTACACCGGCGTCCGCGATGTACTGGAAAGCGTTCGCAAACAAGAGCGTGTGATTATGGATCTGTGTATTCGCAGAGCCCACATGCCACGCAAAACCTTTATCAAGGAATTTCCGGGCAACGAAACTGACGTAACCTGGATTCCGGAAATTATCCGCAAGAAGCGCGACTACTCCGAAGGCATGAAAGCTTTTGAAGAGAAAATTGTCGACGCCCAGCGTAGCCTGATCCAAATTGAAACTGACTCGTCCGTTTCTCTGGCGCACATCAAGGACATCAACCGTCGCATGTCGATCGGTGAAGCCCGTGCCCGTCGCGCCAAAAAGGAAATGGTTGAAGCCAACTTGCGTCTGGTTATTTCTATCGCCAAAAAATACACCAACCGCGGTTTGCAATTCCTCGACCTCATTCAGGAAGGCAACATCGGCCTGATGAAAGCGGTAGACAAGTTTGAATACCGTCGCGGCTACAAGTTCTCGACCTACGCCACCTGGTGGATTCGTCAGGCGATTACCCGCTCGATTGCCGACCAGGCACGCACCATCCGTATTCCGGTACACATGATTGAGACCATCAACAAACTCAACCGTGTCTCCCGTCAGATGCTGCAGGAAATGGGTCGCGAACCAACACCGGAAGAACTGGGTATCCGTATGGATATGCCGGAAGACAAGGTGCGCAAGGTACTGAAAATTGCCAAAGAGCCGATCTCCATGGAGACGCCGATTGGTGACGACGAAGATTCACATCTGGGCGACTTTATCGAAGACACCACCATTATTTCACCGGTGGAATCTGCGACGATTGAAGGCCTGACTGAAGCGACCCGCGAAGTACTCGCCGGCCTCACCGCCCGTGAAGCCAAGGTACTGCGTATGCGTTTCGGTATTGATATGAACACCGATCACACACTGGAAGAAGTCGGCAAGCAATTCGACGTAACCCGTGAGCGTATCCGCCAGATCGAAGCGAAAGCGTTGCGCAAACTGCGTCACCCTTCCCGCTCCGACCACCTGCGCAGCTTCCTGGACGAATAA
- a CDS encoding IS3 family transposase (programmed frameshift): protein MKKRPGYSPETRERAVRLVLTTEQDHSSRWAAITSVAGKIGCTPETLRAWINRIESNSAAPDTANVTESERVKALERENRELKRANEILRLASGFFCPGGARPQTETLIHFVDAHKSVFGVEPICQQLQIAPSTYYRHKQLEKTPELRARRIQQDERLVVEIQRVWTESNRNYGARKIWKQLRREGFDVARCTVERLMRQLGIEGVRRGKKCKTTIPDHKAHCPQDLVNRHFKADKPNQLWVADITYVATWSGFVYVAFVIDVFSRRIVGWRAMTTMQADLILDALEQALWARGKPRGVIHHSDRGSQYLSISYTERLAEAGFNASVGSVGDSYDNALAETINGLYKTEVIHKSAPWKNLDAVEMATLVWVEWFNNRRLHSALGYVPPKEFEEFFYQQTELAHVA from the exons ATGAAAAAGAGACCCGGATATTCACCTGAAACGCGTGAACGAGCTGTAAGGCTTGTGCTCACCACCGAACAAGATCACAGCTCGCGCTGGGCGGCGATCACTTCTGTTGCCGGCAAGATTGGCTGTACACCTGAAACACTCCGTGCATGGATAAACCGAATCGAATCCAATAGCGCCGCTCCCGACACTGCAAACGTTACCGAATCCGAGCGAGTTAAAGCCTTGGAGCGCGAGAACCGTGAACTCAAACGTGCGAATGAAATCCTGCGTTTAGCCTCGG GCTTTTTTTGCCCAGGCGGAGCTCGACCGCAAACCGAAACTCTAATCCACTTTGTTGATGCCCATAAAAGTGTTTTTGGTGTCGAGCCGATTTGTCAGCAGTTACAGATTGCACCATCAACGTATTATCGGCACAAGCAATTGGAGAAAACACCCGAGTTGCGGGCGCGGCGAATTCAGCAGGATGAGCGTTTAGTCGTTGAAATACAGCGTGTTTGGACTGAGAGTAATCGCAATTATGGTGCGCGAAAAATCTGGAAACAACTGCGTAGAGAGGGGTTTGATGTGGCTCGTTGTACCGTTGAGCGGCTCATGCGTCAATTGGGTATTGAAGGTGTGCGTCGTGGCAAAAAGTGTAAAACAACGATCCCCGATCACAAGGCACATTGCCCGCAAGATCTGGTTAACCGTCACTTTAAAGCGGACAAGCCAAATCAACTTTGGGTTGCCGACATTACTTACGTCGCCACCTGGTCAGGCTTTGTCTATGTCGCCTTTGTAATCGATGTATTTTCACGTCGCATTGTTGGTTGGCGAGCGATGACGACAATGCAGGCGGATTTAATTCTGGATGCATTGGAGCAGGCATTGTGGGCAAGAGGAAAACCGCGTGGCGTGATTCATCACAGTGACAGGGGCAGCCAATATTTATCCATCAGCTACACCGAACGCCTTGCTGAGGCAGGATTTAATGCGTCGGTTGGGAGCGTGGGCGATTCTTACGATAACGCCTTAGCTGAAACGATTAATGGACTCTACAAAACCGAGGTTATCCATAAGAGCGCACCGTGGAAAAATCTTGATGCTGTGGAGATGGCGACACTTGTATGGGTTGAATGGTTTAATAACCGTCGGCTTCACAGTGCGTTGGGTTATGTGCCGCCAAAGGAGTTCGAGGAATTTTTTTATCAACAAACCGAGTTGGCTCATGTAGCATGA
- a CDS encoding ATP-binding protein, with the protein MLKAVSELLNGSPGLKGRQIAKELGLDKSQVNSFLHKNQDTFVKNSNHEWCLIRAQHVEIDFATGWIDDKAFESAIGKLAYQKDANKITFRFGIDCKFLLIALARFLALANQLTANGKDVVMDTTACPNTRGFFSRNGFFDYLNQSVTCLPERPVLSAAKTYRDKSDTLVELGEIAQPTQNKELVIRLGDRFVEHSSASYFLAAKTVFSELVGNVTDHSESKIPGLAGLQVYRPYNKPKHIQTVISDSGLGIAATLRTTLQSEHPKLYAQFSAETVENDIALVQKAFTSGEVSRFGKGRGLGFKSSREHASKEKVIIVIRQLTFSLALEYSKGQLINVSEDRGLVPITGTHESPRLFRRRFNLSHAT; encoded by the coding sequence TTGCTGAAGGCAGTCTCAGAGTTGTTAAATGGGTCACCAGGCCTGAAAGGACGTCAAATTGCCAAGGAGCTGGGACTGGATAAGTCTCAAGTGAACTCGTTTCTTCATAAAAACCAGGATACGTTTGTGAAAAACTCAAATCATGAATGGTGCTTGATACGGGCTCAGCATGTGGAAATTGATTTCGCTACAGGTTGGATTGATGATAAAGCCTTTGAGAGTGCTATCGGTAAGCTTGCGTATCAAAAAGATGCAAACAAGATCACCTTTAGATTCGGCATCGATTGTAAGTTTTTGCTGATAGCATTGGCCCGTTTTCTTGCTCTCGCGAATCAGCTTACTGCGAATGGTAAGGATGTGGTGATGGATACTACAGCATGTCCTAATACACGCGGTTTTTTCAGCAGAAATGGCTTCTTTGATTATCTTAATCAAAGTGTCACTTGTCTTCCTGAAAGGCCCGTTTTGTCAGCTGCTAAAACTTATCGGGATAAAAGCGATACCTTGGTCGAACTAGGAGAAATTGCACAGCCAACCCAAAACAAAGAGCTTGTAATTCGTTTGGGCGACAGGTTTGTAGAACATTCTTCAGCTAGCTATTTCTTAGCGGCTAAGACTGTTTTTTCAGAGCTTGTAGGCAACGTTACTGATCACAGTGAATCCAAAATACCTGGACTAGCAGGTCTGCAAGTGTATCGACCGTATAATAAACCAAAGCATATTCAAACAGTCATATCCGACTCTGGTTTAGGTATTGCCGCTACTTTGAGAACAACGTTACAAAGTGAACATCCGAAGTTGTACGCACAGTTTTCAGCGGAAACTGTTGAGAATGACATTGCGCTCGTTCAAAAAGCATTTACATCTGGTGAGGTTAGTCGCTTTGGTAAAGGTCGGGGGCTAGGCTTTAAGAGTAGTCGAGAGCACGCTAGCAAAGAGAAAGTTATCATTGTTATTAGGCAGCTAACTTTCTCATTGGCTTTGGAATACTCGAAGGGTCAACTCATCAATGTTTCTGAAGATCGAGGGTTAGTCCCTATCACGGGAACCCATGAATCGCCCCGACTTTTTCGGAGGCGGTTTAATTTGAGTCATGCTACATGA